The following are encoded in a window of Candidatus Fluviicola riflensis genomic DNA:
- a CDS encoding RNA pseudouridine synthase: MSEEIQEVENDEEELFEHYRFKSDPGQELLRIDKFLMDRLPGTSRNKIQIAAKNGNILVNGNVVKPNYRIKPRDEVSIVLPYPIREIELIPQDIPIDIIYEDDYLVLVNKQANMVVHPGYGNYTGTMVNALVYHFDHLPHRIQDYFGRPGLVHRLDKHTTGIMVVAKTEQALTHLAKQFYDRTTERRYHALVWGDVKADVTIQGHIGRSLQNRKVMTVFPEGDHGKHAVTHVKVLKSFGLVTLVECKLETGRTHQIRTHMKWIGHPLFNDLEYGGDSIQRGTTSGPYKQFIQNCFELIPGQALHAKTLGFIHPHTHEWMQFDSELPEGFNEILRKWETYTQGYLS; this comes from the coding sequence ATGAGCGAAGAAATTCAGGAAGTTGAAAATGATGAGGAAGAACTGTTTGAGCATTACCGCTTCAAATCAGATCCAGGTCAGGAATTACTGCGCATCGACAAATTCCTTATGGACCGATTGCCGGGAACTTCGCGCAACAAAATTCAGATAGCTGCCAAAAACGGAAATATTCTTGTAAACGGGAATGTGGTAAAACCCAATTACCGCATCAAACCGCGCGATGAAGTTTCAATTGTATTGCCTTATCCGATCCGGGAAATTGAACTCATTCCGCAGGATATTCCTATCGATATCATTTACGAAGACGATTATTTGGTTTTGGTGAACAAACAAGCCAATATGGTCGTTCATCCCGGTTATGGAAATTACACCGGTACCATGGTCAACGCATTGGTTTATCACTTTGATCATTTGCCGCACCGTATCCAGGATTATTTTGGCCGGCCGGGATTGGTTCATCGGTTGGATAAACATACCACAGGGATTATGGTTGTGGCAAAAACCGAACAAGCGCTTACGCATCTGGCCAAACAATTCTATGATCGTACCACCGAGCGTCGTTATCACGCACTGGTTTGGGGCGATGTAAAAGCTGATGTGACCATTCAAGGCCATATTGGGCGATCATTGCAAAACAGAAAAGTAATGACCGTTTTCCCTGAAGGTGATCACGGAAAGCACGCTGTAACGCATGTGAAAGTCTTAAAAAGTTTCGGATTGGTGACATTGGTGGAATGTAAGCTGGAGACCGGCAGAACGCACCAAATCCGCACGCACATGAAATGGATTGGCCATCCGTTATTCAATGATCTGGAATATGGCGGTGATTCCATTCAGCGAGGAACAACCAGCGGACCGTACAAACAATTTATCCAGAATTGCTTTGAATTGATTCCTGGGCAAGCGCTTCACGCTAAGACACTTGGATTTATTCACCCACACACACACGAGTGGATGCAGTTTGATTCCGAACTCCCGGAAGGATTCAATGAAATCCTTCGCAAATGGGAAACCTATACACAAGGTTACCTTTCGTAA
- a CDS encoding phosphoribosylformylglycinamidine cyclo-ligase — MSDTRYNLRGVSAGKEEVHNAIKSVDKGLYPKAFCKIVPDYLTGDDDYCIVMHADGAGTKSALAYMYWKETGDVSVWKGIAQDALIMNIDDLLCVGATENILLSSTIGRNKNKITGEVIAAIINGTEELLQTLREQGIGIYSTGGETADVGDLVRTIIVDSTVVCRMKRSEVISNHTIQDGDVIVGMSSFGQSTYEDSYNGGMGSNGLTSARHDVFNKVLAMKYPESFDPSVPMDLVYSGSKNLTDTIDGTPVNAGQLVLSPTRTYAPIIKNILDKHRSHIHGMVHCSGGAQTKVLHFVDNVHVIKDNLFPIPPLFRMIQEESGTEWQEMYKVFNMGHRMEVYVPADLAPEIIAISKSFGVDAQVIGRVEAMDGKRVTVRSEMGEFVYE, encoded by the coding sequence ATGTCTGATACACGTTATAACTTACGCGGTGTTTCTGCCGGTAAAGAAGAAGTACACAACGCTATAAAGTCGGTTGACAAAGGTCTTTACCCAAAGGCATTTTGTAAAATCGTGCCCGATTATCTCACCGGAGACGATGATTACTGTATTGTAATGCACGCTGATGGCGCAGGTACCAAATCGGCGCTGGCATACATGTATTGGAAAGAAACCGGCGATGTTTCCGTTTGGAAAGGAATTGCACAAGATGCACTGATCATGAACATCGATGATTTGTTGTGTGTAGGGGCAACCGAAAATATTCTCCTTTCATCTACCATCGGCCGTAATAAGAATAAAATTACCGGTGAAGTGATTGCTGCCATCATCAACGGTACCGAAGAATTACTGCAAACTTTGCGCGAACAGGGAATTGGTATTTACTCAACAGGTGGTGAAACAGCTGATGTCGGTGATTTGGTGCGTACCATCATCGTTGATTCTACCGTGGTTTGCCGCATGAAACGTTCCGAAGTTATTTCGAATCATACGATTCAGGATGGTGATGTGATTGTGGGAATGTCATCTTTTGGTCAGTCGACTTACGAAGACAGCTACAACGGCGGCATGGGTTCCAATGGCCTGACTTCCGCCCGTCATGACGTGTTCAATAAAGTTCTGGCGATGAAATACCCCGAGAGCTTCGATCCGTCCGTTCCGATGGATTTGGTGTATTCCGGATCGAAAAACCTGACAGATACAATTGACGGGACACCTGTAAATGCCGGACAATTAGTGCTTTCACCGACAAGAACCTACGCCCCGATCATTAAAAACATTCTTGATAAACACCGATCTCACATACACGGAATGGTTCACTGTTCGGGTGGCGCACAAACCAAGGTGCTTCATTTTGTCGACAATGTGCACGTGATCAAAGATAATTTGTTCCCGATTCCGCCGCTTTTCCGGATGATCCAGGAAGAGTCGGGTACCGAATGGCAGGAAATGTATAAGGTATTTAACATGGGCCATCGTATGGAAGTCTATGTTCCGGCTGATCTGGCACCTGAGATCATTGCGATTTCCAAATCGTTTGGCGTAGATGCACAAGTGATCGGAAGAGTAGAAGCAATGGACGGGAAACGTGTGACTGTGCGATCTGAAATGGGAGAATTCGTTTACGAATAA
- a CDS encoding peptide chain release factor 1, translated as MNDLLQKLEAIHFRFVEVGKMITDPEIISDMERYVRLNKEYRDLEEVDAAYKAYKNIIDNLQSARELLETEKDQEMREMAKMEIDELEQQRPIIEEDIKVLLIPKDPEDDKNAILELRAGTGGDEACIFVEDIFRMYTMYFKETGWKYEIINSSEGSVKGYKEISMSIEGAGIYGMLKFESGVHRVQRVPETESQGRVHTSAITVAVLPEAEEVDFELDMNDVRKDTFRASGAGGQHINKTESAIRLTHIPTGVVVECQDGRSQHKNLEQAISVLRSRLYQAELDRVHNERAAQRKTLVSTGDRSAKIRTYNYPQGRITDHRINKTMYNLSAFMNGDIQEMIDALKMAENAEKMKGELV; from the coding sequence ATGAACGATTTATTACAAAAATTGGAGGCGATTCACTTTCGTTTTGTGGAAGTGGGTAAAATGATTACCGACCCGGAGATTATTTCCGATATGGAACGGTATGTGAGACTCAATAAAGAATACCGCGATCTGGAAGAGGTGGATGCCGCTTACAAAGCGTATAAAAATATTATCGATAATCTACAGAGCGCACGTGAATTGCTGGAGACTGAGAAGGACCAGGAAATGCGTGAAATGGCAAAGATGGAAATCGATGAACTGGAACAACAGCGCCCAATAATTGAAGAAGATATCAAAGTATTGCTGATTCCGAAAGATCCGGAAGATGATAAAAATGCCATTTTGGAATTGCGTGCCGGAACCGGTGGCGATGAAGCCTGCATTTTTGTAGAAGATATATTTCGTATGTACACCATGTATTTCAAAGAAACCGGTTGGAAATACGAGATCATCAACTCTTCCGAAGGAAGTGTAAAGGGTTACAAAGAGATTTCGATGAGTATTGAAGGCGCCGGAATTTACGGAATGCTGAAATTTGAATCAGGTGTTCACCGCGTGCAGCGTGTTCCCGAAACCGAATCTCAGGGACGTGTACATACTTCTGCCATTACCGTTGCTGTTTTACCTGAAGCTGAAGAAGTTGATTTCGAACTGGATATGAACGATGTGCGCAAGGACACGTTCCGCGCATCAGGAGCAGGTGGACAGCACATTAATAAGACCGAATCAGCTATCCGATTAACGCACATTCCAACCGGAGTGGTGGTAGAATGCCAGGACGGACGTTCACAGCACAAGAATCTCGAGCAAGCCATTTCGGTATTGAGATCGCGCTTGTACCAGGCTGAATTGGACCGTGTACACAATGAACGCGCAGCTCAACGCAAAACATTGGTTTCAACCGGTGACCGCTCGGCAAAGATCAGGACTTACAATTATCCGCAGGGAAGAATCACCGATCACCGCATCAACAAAACAATGTACAATCTGAGCGCTTTCATGAATGGTGATATCCAGGAGATGATCGATGCGCTGAAAATGGCCGAAAACGCTGAAAAAATGAAAGGCGAGCTGGTTTAG
- the pyrF gene encoding orotidine-5'-phosphate decarboxylase codes for MTRQELIAQIRAKQSFLCVGLDTDLSKIPAHLLQDEDPVFAFNKAIIDATKDFCVAYKPNIAFYECLGPKGWESLRKTIDYIPDNCFVIADAKRGDIGNTSSYYAKTFFEYLDCDAVTVAPYMGEDSVTPFQEYANKWVILLALTSNKGALDFQFMTDINGEELYKKVLKKSAKWGNDSNLMYVVGATRAEGIGEVRKLVPNHFFLVPGVGAQGGSLEDVANYGWNADCGLLVNASRSILYASGGTDFAEKAGEEAQQLQQEMQAILHRKGF; via the coding sequence ATGACCCGTCAGGAATTAATCGCGCAAATACGAGCAAAGCAGTCATTTCTCTGCGTTGGATTGGACACCGATCTTTCGAAAATCCCTGCGCACTTGTTGCAGGATGAAGATCCGGTATTTGCGTTCAACAAAGCCATTATCGACGCTACCAAAGACTTTTGCGTGGCCTACAAACCCAATATTGCGTTTTATGAATGTTTGGGTCCGAAAGGTTGGGAATCGCTCAGAAAAACAATTGATTACATTCCTGATAACTGTTTCGTAATTGCCGATGCCAAACGCGGCGATATCGGTAATACATCCTCTTATTACGCCAAAACGTTTTTCGAATACCTCGATTGCGATGCCGTAACCGTAGCTCCTTATATGGGTGAAGATTCGGTAACTCCGTTCCAGGAATATGCCAATAAATGGGTGATCCTACTGGCATTGACGTCCAACAAAGGCGCGCTCGATTTTCAGTTCATGACCGATATCAACGGTGAAGAATTGTATAAAAAAGTGTTGAAAAAATCGGCCAAATGGGGCAATGATTCAAACCTGATGTACGTTGTAGGCGCAACGCGTGCCGAAGGAATCGGAGAAGTACGCAAGCTGGTTCCGAATCATTTTTTCCTCGTTCCGGGTGTTGGTGCGCAGGGTGGAAGCCTTGAAGATGTCGCCAACTACGGCTGGAATGCTGACTGTGGTTTGCTGGTAAATGCTTCACGATCTATTTTGTACGCTTCCGGCGGAACCGATTTTGCTGAGAAAGCAGGCGAGGAAGCGCAGCAATTACAACAGGAAATGCAGGCGATTCTACACCGAAAAGGATTTTGA
- the mtnB gene encoding methylthioribulose 1-phosphate dehydratase, which produces MELEETKAVLAETIRNWHQKGWSPATSTNYSFRLSDDPDTIYISRSGIDKSQFTADDFMEVDLLGMAKPRFADARPSAETLIHCTLYKLFPETQCIVHSHSVYSVLHSAIEQHAVKIEGYEILKGFEGITTHETAVDCPIFDNTQDMTVFSETLRTNKDRLTIPAFIMRKHGTYAWGKNLFDAKRHLESIEYLLECEWKLGR; this is translated from the coding sequence ATGGAACTGGAAGAAACCAAAGCCGTATTAGCGGAAACTATCCGTAACTGGCATCAAAAAGGCTGGTCGCCGGCTACATCGACTAATTATTCGTTCCGCTTGTCCGATGATCCGGATACGATTTATATTTCACGTTCCGGTATTGATAAATCGCAGTTTACGGCCGATGATTTTATGGAAGTGGATTTGTTGGGAATGGCCAAACCACGGTTTGCAGATGCTCGTCCTTCGGCTGAAACATTGATTCATTGTACGCTTTACAAGTTGTTTCCCGAAACACAATGCATCGTTCACAGTCATTCTGTTTATTCGGTATTGCATTCTGCAATTGAACAACATGCTGTAAAAATAGAAGGCTACGAAATCCTCAAAGGTTTTGAAGGGATTACAACACATGAAACCGCTGTCGACTGCCCGATTTTCGATAACACGCAAGACATGACTGTATTTAGTGAAACCTTGCGCACAAATAAAGATCGTTTAACCATTCCGGCATTCATCATGCGTAAACACGGAACGTATGCCTGGGGCAAAAATCTCTTCGACGCCAAACGTCATTTGGAAAGCATTGAATATTTGCTGGAGTGTGAGTGGAAACTGGGGAGGTGA
- a CDS encoding cupin: protein MAILSIPDQQVTEHNPTVIHTFLNKRGVFFDQWEAAVVFSDTATPDEILAAYAKDLHPFMEASGYQTADVLTINHLTENYEAIRAKFLAEHTHSEDEIRFFVDGQGLFWFHLENGEIFNVLCQKGDLISVPAGTKHWFDAGERGPFVKAIRIFIDMSGWVPVYTQSEVEQRYLNFTVPQSN, encoded by the coding sequence ATGGCTATTCTCTCTATTCCGGATCAGCAGGTTACCGAACACAATCCGACGGTTATTCACACCTTTCTAAACAAACGCGGTGTTTTCTTCGATCAGTGGGAAGCAGCAGTGGTGTTTTCTGATACTGCCACGCCTGATGAGATTTTAGCCGCTTATGCAAAAGACCTCCATCCGTTTATGGAAGCCAGTGGTTACCAAACAGCCGATGTATTGACAATTAATCATTTGACTGAAAATTACGAGGCTATTCGCGCAAAGTTTTTGGCGGAACATACGCATTCGGAAGACGAAATCCGCTTTTTTGTTGACGGCCAAGGCCTGTTTTGGTTTCACCTCGAGAATGGCGAAATCTTCAATGTATTGTGTCAAAAAGGCGATTTGATTTCCGTTCCGGCCGGTACCAAGCATTGGTTCGACGCAGGTGAACGAGGTCCGTTTGTAAAAGCGATCCGCATTTTCATCGACATGAGTGGTTGGGTTCCCGTTTACACGCAATCGGAGGTTGAACAGCGCTATTTGAATTTCACTGTTCCACAGTCGAACTGA
- the mtnC gene encoding acireductone synthase produces MSKHPIRFILTDIEGTTTSISFVADELFPYFRNNIDLLKTMKEHPVVKEAFSETIELALKEDGKTISTADEVIETLHRWSVEDRKITPLKTLQGLLWKKGYEDGDLKGHVYADVPDKLKEWQGQGIGLGVFSSGSVVAQKLIFGYSVAGDLTPYFSAYFDTKTGGKRETETYQKIANQLKIPASEILFLSDIVEELQAADEAGYQTIQLVRPGTVKRWELTAADFSEILVK; encoded by the coding sequence ATGAGCAAACACCCGATACGTTTTATTCTTACCGACATTGAAGGTACCACAACTTCGATCTCTTTTGTGGCTGATGAATTGTTTCCGTATTTCCGCAATAACATCGATCTATTGAAAACGATGAAAGAGCATCCGGTGGTGAAAGAAGCGTTTTCCGAAACCATTGAACTGGCGTTAAAAGAAGATGGAAAAACGATTTCGACTGCTGATGAAGTCATAGAGACATTGCATCGCTGGAGTGTGGAAGACCGGAAAATAACACCGCTCAAAACCTTGCAGGGACTTTTGTGGAAAAAAGGTTACGAAGACGGCGATTTGAAAGGACACGTGTATGCTGACGTTCCGGATAAACTAAAAGAATGGCAAGGTCAGGGAATCGGTTTGGGTGTTTTTTCCTCAGGCTCGGTTGTGGCTCAGAAATTGATTTTCGGGTACAGCGTCGCAGGTGATTTGACACCTTATTTTTCAGCTTATTTCGACACCAAAACCGGCGGAAAGCGCGAAACGGAAACGTATCAGAAAATTGCAAACCAGTTGAAAATTCCGGCTTCCGAAATACTGTTCTTAAGCGATATTGTGGAAGAACTTCAGGCAGCTGATGAAGCGGGTTATCAAACGATTCAGTTAGTGCGGCCCGGAACTGTAAAAAGGTGGGAACTGACTGCGGCTGATTTTTCGGAGATTTTGGTAAAATAA
- the mtnA gene encoding S-methyl-5-thioribose-1-phosphate isomerase: protein MSAFRTIWTTEDRFVEVIDQRKLPHEWVVVKLLTYKDAEVAIKDMTVRGAPLIGATAAYGIYLAVREMVEQGLDGSFLDQAFTDLRASRPTAVNLFWALDKMRAALDNTTDFLQTSWEAAGAIVEEDVETCRMIGVHGLPILEAISERKNGETINILTHCNAGMLGCIEWGTITSPIYQAVQKGLNVHVWVDETRPRNQGANLTCYELTRHNVPHTLIVDNTGGHLMQHGMVDMVIVGTDRTTRQGDVANKIGTYLKALAANDNKIPFYVALPSTTLDWTINDGLKEIPIEERNQDEVKYVIGKSKTTGKLDEVLICPETTKASNYGFDVTPARLVTGLITERGVCEASEEGLLGLFPEKK, encoded by the coding sequence ATGAGTGCTTTTAGAACCATTTGGACAACCGAAGATCGTTTTGTTGAAGTCATTGATCAGCGCAAATTGCCCCACGAATGGGTGGTTGTGAAATTGCTGACCTATAAAGATGCGGAAGTTGCCATCAAAGACATGACGGTTCGCGGCGCACCATTGATCGGAGCAACTGCGGCTTACGGTATTTACCTGGCTGTGCGTGAAATGGTAGAACAGGGATTGGACGGTTCGTTTCTTGATCAGGCATTTACCGATTTACGGGCTTCACGGCCAACGGCAGTCAACTTGTTTTGGGCGCTGGATAAAATGCGTGCGGCACTTGATAATACAACCGATTTCCTGCAAACTTCCTGGGAAGCAGCCGGTGCAATTGTGGAAGAAGATGTAGAAACCTGCCGCATGATCGGTGTACATGGTTTACCGATCCTGGAAGCGATTTCCGAACGGAAAAATGGAGAAACAATCAATATTCTAACCCACTGCAATGCTGGAATGCTTGGCTGTATCGAGTGGGGAACCATTACTTCGCCGATTTACCAGGCGGTTCAAAAAGGATTGAACGTACATGTATGGGTGGATGAAACCCGTCCGCGTAACCAGGGTGCCAACCTGACATGTTATGAACTCACGCGCCACAATGTGCCGCATACACTGATCGTGGACAATACCGGCGGACACCTGATGCAACACGGTATGGTAGACATGGTGATTGTTGGAACCGACCGCACAACGCGACAAGGTGATGTGGCGAATAAAATCGGAACGTACCTTAAAGCCTTGGCAGCCAACGATAACAAGATTCCGTTTTATGTGGCATTGCCTTCCACAACATTGGATTGGACGATCAACGACGGATTGAAAGAAATTCCTATCGAAGAACGCAATCAGGACGAAGTGAAATACGTGATTGGTAAAAGTAAAACCACCGGAAAACTCGATGAAGTATTGATTTGTCCGGAAACTACCAAGGCTTCTAATTATGGTTTTGATGTAACGCCCGCCCGATTGGTGACAGGATTAATTACTGAAAGAGGCGTATGCGAAGCTAGCGAAGAAGGATTGTTAGGATTGTTTCCGGAGAAAAAATGA
- a CDS encoding adenine phosphoribosyltransferase, which translates to MIEEKIKAVIRDVPDFPKEGIVFKDITPIMLDAALSNEIVDHLVELYKDKQIDKIAGIESRGFLFGYPLAMRLGIPFVLIRKAGKLPYHKISHSYDLEYGSAVIEMHVDAVQTGDRVLVHDDLLATGGSAQAAAELIRKCGGEIAGFNFLVGLSFLNGQNKLTEYSKNITNLVAY; encoded by the coding sequence ATGATAGAAGAAAAAATTAAAGCGGTCATTCGCGACGTTCCCGATTTCCCCAAAGAAGGAATCGTATTCAAAGACATAACACCCATTATGTTGGATGCGGCACTGTCGAATGAAATTGTTGACCACCTGGTTGAATTATATAAAGACAAGCAGATTGATAAAATTGCCGGGATCGAAAGTCGTGGATTTTTGTTCGGTTACCCATTGGCCATGCGCCTCGGAATTCCGTTTGTACTGATTCGCAAAGCAGGAAAATTACCCTACCACAAAATAAGTCATTCCTATGATTTGGAATATGGAAGCGCTGTGATTGAAATGCACGTTGATGCCGTTCAAACCGGTGACCGTGTGCTGGTACACGATGATTTACTGGCTACAGGTGGCTCGGCCCAGGCAGCCGCGGAACTCATTCGTAAATGTGGTGGTGAAATTGCCGGCTTTAACTTTTTGGTAGGATTGAGTTTTTTAAACGGTCAAAATAAATTAACTGAGTACAGTAAGAATATTACTAATTTAGTCGCCTATTAA
- a CDS encoding acyl-CoA dehydrogenase, with protein MNFEKNENQLMIAQMVRDFAEREIRPNMNKWDNEEHFPIDVMKKMGELGLLGIFVPEHYGGSGFSYFEYATALMELGRVCGGIGLSVAAHNSLCTGHIYYHGNEEQKQKYLPKLATGEFIGAWGLTEPNTGSDAMRMKCTAVRDGDEWVINGAKNWITHGLSGDVAVVLIRTGDLLDSNGITAFIIEKGTPGFSAVKIKDKFGVRASETAELIFDNVRIPHANVIGEVGQGFKQAMHILDGGRISIAALSCGVARGAFEASVKYSKEREQFGQPISKFQAIAFKLADMATEVEAAELLTYQAAYRKNNRLHMTREGAFAKYFASEVAVKCGNEAMQIMAGYGYTKEYPAEKFLRDARLMTIGEGTSEIQKVVISRELLK; from the coding sequence ATGAACTTTGAGAAGAACGAGAATCAACTAATGATTGCGCAAATGGTGCGCGATTTCGCAGAGCGGGAAATTCGGCCTAACATGAATAAGTGGGATAATGAAGAACATTTCCCGATAGACGTCATGAAGAAAATGGGCGAATTGGGACTGCTCGGCATTTTTGTCCCTGAACATTATGGTGGTAGCGGATTCAGCTACTTTGAATATGCAACTGCGTTAATGGAATTAGGTCGTGTTTGCGGCGGAATCGGATTGAGCGTTGCTGCCCACAATTCCCTCTGTACAGGCCATATTTATTACCACGGAAACGAAGAACAAAAACAAAAATACCTTCCGAAACTAGCTACGGGTGAATTTATCGGAGCGTGGGGATTAACAGAGCCGAATACAGGTTCGGATGCCATGCGTATGAAATGTACCGCGGTTCGTGACGGCGACGAATGGGTCATCAACGGAGCTAAAAACTGGATCACGCACGGACTTTCTGGCGATGTGGCAGTTGTATTGATTCGTACCGGAGATTTATTGGATTCAAACGGAATCACAGCGTTTATCATTGAAAAAGGAACTCCGGGATTTTCTGCAGTTAAAATCAAAGATAAATTCGGAGTGCGCGCTTCGGAAACAGCAGAATTAATTTTTGACAATGTGCGTATTCCGCATGCGAATGTAATCGGAGAAGTAGGACAAGGTTTCAAACAAGCTATGCATATATTGGATGGTGGACGTATTTCTATCGCTGCACTTTCCTGTGGAGTTGCCCGTGGTGCTTTCGAAGCATCCGTGAAATATTCCAAAGAGCGTGAGCAATTCGGACAACCGATTTCCAAATTCCAGGCAATTGCTTTCAAACTGGCTGATATGGCCACAGAAGTAGAAGCGGCCGAGTTATTAACCTACCAGGCAGCTTACCGCAAGAACAATAGATTGCACATGACCCGGGAAGGAGCATTCGCGAAGTATTTTGCCTCTGAAGTAGCTGTTAAATGCGGAAACGAAGCCATGCAAATTATGGCCGGTTACGGGTATACGAAAGAATATCCTGCCGAGAAATTTTTGCGTGACGCACGACTCATGACAATCGGTGAAGGTACCTCTGAAATTCAGAAAGTGGTCATCTCACGCGAACTGTTGAAATAG
- a CDS encoding 30S ribosomal protein S21: MLIIPVKEGENIERALKKYKKKFDKTGVMRELRTRKEYVKSSVINRQANIRAAYAQRMKSQEI, translated from the coding sequence ATGTTAATTATTCCAGTAAAAGAAGGCGAAAACATCGAAAGAGCCCTTAAGAAGTACAAGAAAAAATTCGACAAAACAGGTGTCATGAGAGAATTGCGTACCCGTAAAGAGTATGTTAAATCTTCAGTGATTAATCGTCAGGCTAACATTCGTGCTGCTTATGCTCAACGCATGAAATCGCAAGAAATCTAG
- a CDS encoding integrase → MTSLRAIEQFEVYLATEKRYSEHTLIAYKNDLQQFVDYAEITEDRQLAEVNHQLVRGWMVELLEQSIVPRSVSRKLSCLRSFFNWLKKEGLVTENPMLKVRGPKVEKRLPQFVKQSEFTNERIDPIFANNFDGTRDRLMVELFYQTGIRLSELINLKEQDVVSTHIKVLGKRNKERVIPIGKELFELICEYRSGKPDGPDSGNLLFVKIDGVKLSSKFVYRKINTYLGRVTNTQKKSPHILRHTFATHMLNNGAGLETLKELLGHANLSATQVYTHNSFAQINNIYSQAHPRGRKN, encoded by the coding sequence ATGACATCGCTCAGAGCCATAGAACAATTTGAAGTATACCTCGCAACCGAAAAAAGGTATTCTGAGCATACGCTGATTGCCTATAAAAACGACTTACAGCAATTCGTTGATTATGCCGAAATCACCGAAGACCGTCAATTGGCAGAAGTGAATCACCAACTCGTTCGCGGTTGGATGGTTGAATTGTTGGAGCAATCAATCGTTCCGCGTTCAGTAAGCCGGAAACTTTCATGTTTAAGATCCTTTTTCAATTGGCTGAAAAAAGAAGGATTGGTAACAGAAAATCCAATGCTGAAAGTCCGTGGACCGAAAGTAGAGAAGAGGCTTCCTCAATTTGTCAAGCAATCAGAATTCACCAACGAACGCATCGACCCCATTTTCGCAAACAATTTCGATGGCACCCGCGACCGCTTAATGGTAGAGCTTTTTTACCAGACCGGGATTCGTTTGAGCGAGTTGATCAACTTAAAGGAGCAAGATGTGGTTTCCACCCATATAAAAGTGCTTGGAAAACGCAATAAAGAGCGTGTTATTCCTATTGGAAAAGAGCTGTTTGAACTCATCTGCGAATACCGCTCAGGTAAGCCTGACGGACCAGATAGTGGTAATCTGTTATTTGTAAAAATAGACGGTGTTAAATTGTCGTCAAAGTTTGTTTATAGGAAAATTAATACCTACCTTGGGAGGGTAACGAACACGCAGAAAAAAAGCCCACATATACTAAGGCATACATTTGCAACTCACATGCTGAACAATGGGGCCGGGCTTGAGACGCTGAAAGAATTATTGGGACATGCCAACCTTTCCGCAACCCAGGTCTATACGCACAATTCGTTTGCACAGATAAACAACATTTACTCACAAGCTCACCCACGTGGGCGTAAAAATTGA
- the raiA gene encoding ribosomal subunit interface protein: MDIKVHSVHFKADQKLLDFVNEKVTKLQLFFDNIIAGEVFLRLDKSSEKENKVAEVKILMPGRELFAKKQCKSFEEAADSAVEALRKQVKKHKEKIAS; this comes from the coding sequence ATGGACATCAAAGTACATTCCGTTCATTTTAAGGCGGATCAGAAATTGCTTGACTTCGTAAATGAGAAAGTGACCAAGTTGCAGTTATTCTTCGATAACATTATTGCCGGAGAAGTGTTTTTGCGGCTGGACAAAAGCTCGGAAAAGGAGAACAAGGTAGCTGAGGTTAAAATATTGATGCCGGGTAGGGAATTGTTTGCCAAGAAACAATGTAAGAGTTTTGAGGAAGCAGCAGATTCTGCTGTGGAAGCATTGCGTAAACAGGTTAAAAAACATAAAGAGAAAATTGCTAGTTAG